In Immundisolibacter sp., the genomic window CATTTCTGGAACGCTGGATGGCCGAGCGCATCGGCTGGCGAGCGCTGCGCAATACCCTGCGCGAGGAGGCGCCGCTGTGGGCGGAAACCCTGCCGCGGCTGCCGAATCTGGTCTACGGCGCGCTGGAGCAGGCGCAGCGGCCCAAGCTCGCGCCGCCTGCGCCGCGAAGGCGCTGGCCGGGACGGCTCGAACTGGTACTGGGCGGGGCGGGACTCACGGCCGCGGCGGCCTGGGTCGGGCAGCTTGCCGGCTTCGCCCAGCCGGTGTGGTGGGGAATACCGGCGTTGGCGTGGCCGCTGGGCCTGCTGACGATCATCTTGCTGTGGCCGCGGCGGGGGTAGTCGTTCGCTGACAGGGCGCTGCGGTGCCGGACCGGCGATTCGCGGCGGGGGCGCCGCCCCCACAAGGCATTGCCGCAGCTGTGGGAGGCCCGCCCCCGGGCCGAATGGTTGGACTGAAGATTCGCGGCGGGGGCGCCGCTCCCACAGGGGCGCCGCCCCCACAAGGCATTGCCGCAGCTGTGGGAGGCCCGCCCCCGGGCCGAACGCGCCCTACGCCACCGCGGCGTAGATGTCGCTCGGTGCCAGCGTGTCCTCGAAGATGGCGCGGCGGATGTCTTCCAATTCATCTTCACCAAGCGGGTACAGGAACTGCTCGTTGCGTTCGCGCACGTCCAGGTAGCGCATCTCGCGGGCGAGGTTCAGCGTCTCGTCCCAGGGCAGCGCGTTGGCCGGGTCGAAGCTGGCCGCCAGTTCCTTGATTTCTTCCGGGCCGTGGAAGATTTCGTCCTCGACCACGGTCTTTTCCAGCTTGGCCGCCAGGCGCAGGAACTCGTCGTTGCCCGGCAGGTTGCTCATGCACCAGTGCCAGCCGACCGAGCCGCCTTCGCCCTGTGTCATCAGCAGGCGCGAGGTCCATTTCGGCAGCGTGTTGTAGATCTTCATCCACAGCGAGATGAAGCGGTGATGCTCCGGCCACTCGCGCGCCACGATGTCGCCGGATTCGCCGTGAAAGCCGGCGCCCTTGGCCGTGAACTCGACGTTCAGGTAATGGAAGGAATCGCTTTCAGGCGGCTCCTTGCCCTTGCCCAGCGTCAGGTCAAGCAGGTTCATGTAGGCCCGGTAGTGGTCCAGTTCCTCTTTCATGATCACGGCGAAGCGGTCGGCTTCGCGCACCCCGATGCCGGTACCCAGCGCCAGCCGCGCCCGGTCGGCGTACATGTTGGTGGCGCCGTACTCGCGGGCGGCCTGGATGACGACCCAGTTGATGTCGCGCTCGCGCGTGCGTTTGGCCATGTAGGCATCGACCACCCGCTGCTGGGCGGAGGCGCCCTGCGACATGATGTGCAGGGTCTGGCGGGCGATCTGCTCGGCGGTGGGTTGGTTGGTCATGGGTTTCTCCTCGGGTGTTTTATCGTCAAGCAAGCCCGCCGCCGCAGTCGCGCAACGGCGGGCGTGGGTCGGCGCTTACAGCTCGCCGGCGCGCACCTTGGCGCACAGCTCGGCCCAGCCCTTGCCGGCCTTGACGGCGCCTTCCAGGTAGTTGGCCGGGGCGGTCAGGTACGGCGGGCGGCAGGGGCCGGCCTTCATCCAGCCGCTGGCGTTGATGCGCGCCTTGTCGAGCTGGATGTTGTAGCGCGAGAACTCGGCAAAGCCGCCGGGCGGCATCAGGTGGCCGATCACCGGAGCGGCGGCGGCCCACACGCGCTGCGCGGCGCTCCAGTCGCCGGTCTTGATGGCTTCCTTCACGGTGTCGCGGATGCGGATGGTCATCTCCGGTCCGCCGTTGGCGCAGGGCGACCAGAAGGCGGTGTGGAACTCCGGATCGATGCGGGCGGCGTCCAGGTGATCGAACTCGATCGGCAGGAAGCGGATGCGTTTCTTCGACACCGCGGTGTGCACCGACAGCTGGCCGATGTGGATGTACTTGCAGGTGATGACCTGCGGAATCTCCGCCACGCCGGCCCAGAACGGGGTCGGGAACTGGAACTTGAACGCCTCCGGGTTGGCGTACACGCAGATGGCCATTTCCGGCACGGCCTCGGCCACGTCGCGGTAGAAGCGCACCGCGTTGGGCACGTCGCACACCTGCCACATGGGCAGGCCGAGCATGGTGCCGTCGGCGCCGATGTCGCGCGCGTGCTTCAGCTGGCGGATGGTGTCGCGGGTGTTCAGCGTGGTCACGCCGACGAAGATGGGTTTGCGGCCGCGGGCGGTCTCGACCATCACCTCCATCATCTTTTTCTTTTCTTCCCAGGTGATGGTGGCGCCTTCGCCGAAGGTGCCCTGGGCCAAGATCGCATCGACGCCGCCCTCGATCAGGCCGTTTACGGCGCGCGCGACCTCGTCGTAGTCGATGCTGTCCTCGCAGCGCCAGTCCTCGGCGTTGTCCACCGCCGGGGTGGGGATGATGGCCCAGGCGCCGTGAACGTCGTTCACGGTAAGGCGGTCGCGTCGTGGCATGGCAGGCTCCTCGAAAATGGGCGAAAGTGAGTTCGCTAGCTTAATGCCGACGCGGTCGACTGACCACTCGGTCACCGCGAAAAATTACGGGGCAAGGTGATTCATGTTCAAGAGCGTGTTCGACAAGGTCTGGGCCTTCGACTGCGAATGGGTGCCCGATCCGGCCGCCGGACGGGCGCTGTACAAGCTGCCGGCCGCCATGCCGGACCGCGAGGTGATGGCACACATGTGGCAGCAGGCCGGCGCCAGCGACGACGACCCGATGCCGTTCCTGAAGACCATCGTGTGCCGGGTGGTGTCGATCGCCGCGGTGACGCGCCAGCGCCGCCGCGACGGCAGCGTGCAGCTGCACCTGCTGTCCCTGCCCAAGGATCTTGGCGATGCCGCGCAGTGCGCCGAAAGCCACGTGATCGGCACGTTTCTCGATGCCATCGGGGAGCACAAGCCGCAGCTGGTCGGCTTCAACTCGATCAATGCAGACCTGAAAATCCTGCTGCAGCGGGCGGTGGTCAACGGCCTGTCGGCAGCGGATTTCTGTCACCGCCCGGACAAGCCCTGGGAGGGCGTGGACTACTTCGCCCGCGGCGACGCCCATGTCGACATCAAGGACATTCTGGGCGGCTGGGGCAAGGCCACGCCATCGCTGCACGAACTGGCCACGCTGTCCGGCATTCCCGGCAAGCTGGACGTGGACGGCAACGCGGTGGCCAATCTGTGGCTGGACGGGCAGCTGGACAGGATCGTCGCCTACAACGAGTGCGACGCGCTGACCACCTACCTGGTGTGGCTGCGCCTGGCGCATCTGAGCGGCCATTTCGACGACCGCGCCTACGCGCAGGAGCAGCAGCGCGTGCGCGAGCTGGTGGAGGGGCTGATTGCCCAGGGCCGCGCGCATCTGACGGCCTACGTGGCGGAATGGGATCGCCTGTCGGGGCGTGCTTGAACGGATTTGGCGATGGCTCCCGAGCCTACGCCGGCGTTCACGGCCGGCAAGCCGCGAGCGCCTGATCGAACCGCTGCCAGTCGGTTTCCGTTGCCGGCAGACCGAAGCGCAGGCTGGCCGGCTGCGCGAACGGCCGCGCGAGGATGCCGCGCCGGGCCAGCGCCTCGTGCAGCGCCGCGGCGCGCGGCGTGCGCAGCCACTGAAACAGCGCGCAGCCGCCGGTCGGCGGCAGGCCGTGCGTGGCAAGCAGCGCCTGCAGGCGCGCGGCCTGGGCGGGCAGCGCCGTGCGCATGCGCGCCTGCCAGGGACGATCGAGCAAGGCAGCCATTGCGACCCAGCGCGCCGGGCCGGCCAGCGGCCACGGGCCGAGCGCGTCTGCCAGTGCCTGCAGCAGGTCGTTTGCCGCCAGCACGAAGCCGACCCGCGCGCCGGCCAGACCGAAGAACTTGCCGAGCGAGCGCAGCACGATCAGGCCCGCTTGCGTGCCGTGGCCGGCGAGGCTCGCTGCCGGCGTGGCGTCGATGAAGGCCTCGTCCACCACCAGCCAGCCGCCCGGCGGCAGGCGGTCGTGCAGGGCCAGCAGCGCGCGCGGCTCGAAACACTCGCCGGTCGGGTTGTTGGGATTGGCCAGCACCACGACGTCGAAACCGGCGGCCTCGGTCAGTGCCGCGGCCGGCAGTTCGGTGACGGCGTGACCGGCCCGCCGCCAGGCACGCGCATGCTCGGCGTACATGGGGGCGAGCACTGCCACCCGGCCGGGCGGGCGCAGGCGCGGCAGCAGCCCAATCGCCGCCTGCGAGCCGGGCACCGGCAGCAGCTCGGCACAGCCGTAATACGCGCAGGCGGCCGGGACGAGGCCGTCGTCGTCCTGCGGCAGGCGCGCCCAGGCCTGCGCCGGCACCGGCGGTGGCCGGTAGCCGTGCGGGTTGAGCCCCGTCGACAGATCCAGCCAGTCGCCGGGGGCGATGCCGTAGCGGCGGGCCGCTTCCAGCAGCCGGCCGCCGTGCGCGGGGGGCGCGTCCGGCGGCGTGCTCATGTGGCGAGTCCGATCATCAGCCCCAGCGCCAGCCACAGGGCGAGACAGCGCCGCAGCAGCGCGAGCGCGCGGTCGATGTCCGCGGCGCCGGCCGGGACGCCGACGCCCAGCGGCGGGCGCGCCTGCCAGGCGCCGTGATAGCGCGCCGGGCCGCCCAGCAGCAGGCCCAGTGCCCCGGCGCCGGCGGCCATGACCGGGCCGGCGTTGGGGCTTTTCCAGGCGCGTGCCTGCGTGCGCCAGCAGCTGAGCGCCTGGCGCGTGTGGCCGCACAGGGCGTAGCCGAGCGCGCTCAGGCGCGCGGGGATGAGGTTCAGGACATCGTCCAGGCGCGCCGCGGCCCAGCCGAAGTGCAAAAAGCGTTCGCTGCGATAGCCCCACATGGCATCGAGCGTGTTGGCGAGCCGAAACGCCAGCGCGCCCGGCGCACCCGCCACGGCGAACCACAGCAGCGCCCCGAACACGGCGTCGTTGCCGTTCTCGAGCACCGACTCGACAGCGGCGCCGGCCACGCCCGGCGCGTCCAGCGCGGCGCAGTCGCGGCTGACCATGCGCGCCACCGCCTGCCGGGCGGCCGGCAGGTCGCCCGTCGCCAGCGCGGCGGCAACCGCGCCGGCATGTTCGCTCAGGCTGCGCCAGCCGAGCGCCAGATACAGCACCGCCGCATCGACCAGCGCGTGCCGCGGCAGCGCCGCCAGCAGGGCTGTCGGCAGGCCGACCAGGCCGATGACGGCAAGCGCGCCCAAGGCCCGCCGTTGCCCGTCCGGACGGGCGGCGGTATTGAGCGCGCCTTCGAGGCGCGCCGCCAGCGATCCGAACCCGACCAGCGGATGCCAGCGCCGCGGCTCCCCGAGCAGCAGGTCCAGACACACGGCCAGCGCGGCCGTGGCAGCGCCGGGCAGCAGGCCGCCGGTCATGGGCGGCCGACCGTCTGCACGTACATCAGCTCGCAGCTGCCGTCGCCGGTATCGTCGCGGCGCAGCGAGCTGTGCCACTGCCAGCCGTCGGTGGCGCGCAGTTCGACCAGATAGCCGCGCAGCGCGAGGGTCTGGCCGGGCCTGGCGCGGCGCAGCGCCCGGGCCACCGCAGCGTCGGCCGGGATCAGGTGCACATTGGCGCTGGAGGTCTCGATTTCGCGCAGCGGCAGCGGCGGCTCGCCCTGATAGCGCCAGAAATACCAGCGCCCGCCCTGGTGAATGTCGAGCCGGTCGATGACCGCCGGTTCCGTCATGCGCCCCCAGCCGAGGGCGAAATCGAACGGCGCCAGATCGGCCGCGCGGCCCAGGCGATAGCGGGTGCTCGACAGCACGCGCCCGCTGACCGCGTACTGGGCCAGCGCGCGGGCCGGGATGCCGCCGAGCGAAAACTGCGGGCCGGCGGGAAGATCCTGCTGCAGCGGCGCGGCGAGCGGATCGGCCGCGGGCAGGTCGATCGGCGGTGGCGGGTTTCCCACCGCCGGCGCGTGCACCGGCCACCAGCGCCAAGCCAGTGCTGCCACCAGCAGGATCAGCAGCAAGCGTTTCATCCGGAAAACGCTACGCGCAGGGCATTCGCAGCGCGGTCGCCGCTCCCGCGATTCGGAGCGTGTGAGACCCGCCCTCGGGCCGAAGGCCCTGTCGTGCCGGGCCGCATGTCAGGGCAGCGCCTGCGCGCAGGCGCTGATGTGGGCATGCAATTGCCGCAGGCCGTCGCTCAGCGCCGCCGGGCCGGGCGATAAGATGTCCGGCGACTTGATCTCGAACACCCGGCCGTCGCGCACCGCCGGGGTCTCGGCCCAGCCCGGCCGCTGGCGGACCTGCTCGGGCCGAAAGCGCTTGCCGCACCAGGAGCCGAAGATCAGCTCCGGCGCCCGGCGGATGACCTCGTCCGGATCGGCGATCACCCGCGCGCCGGCCGCCGGCGCCATGGCCCGATCGGCAAAGCAATCTTCCCCGCCGGCGATGTGGATGAGCTGCGACACCCAGCCGATGCCGCAGATCAGCGGCCGGTCCCATTCCTCGAAATACACGCGCGGCCGCCGCGGCAAGGCGGCCGCCGCCTGCGCCACGGCGTCCAGGCCGGTTTGCAGTTCGTGCACCAGCGCGCTGGCCTGGCGCGGGGCGCCGACCAGGCCGCCCAGGGTCTGGATCATGTCCAGGATGCCGGCCACGGTGCGCTGGTTGAACACGTGCACCGCCAGCCCGGCGCGGATCAGCGCCGCGGCGAGGTCGGCCTGCAGGTCCGAAAAGCCGAGCACCAGGTCCGGCTGCAGGGCCAGGATCGGCTCGAGCCGGGCGCTGGTGAAGGCGGCCACCTTGGGTTTTTCCCGGCGCGCCTGCGGCGGGCGCACGGTAAAGCCGGAGATGCCGACGATGCGCGCCTGCTGGCCCAGCAGGTACAGCGTCTCGCAGGTCTCGGTGCTCAGGCAGACGATGCGGCGCGGGTAGCGGTCGCTCACGGCGCCTCCGGCCAGCGGTCTTCGTAGACCAGTTCGGCCAGCGGCCGTGCCTGGCGCCACCCGGTCAGTTCCAGCAGCGGGCGTGGGTAGAACTCGGCGACCGGGCCTAAGCACAGGATGGCCAGCGGCCGCGCGCCGGCCGGCAGGCGCAGCAGCGCCGCCAGCGCCGCCGGCTCGAACAGCGACACCCAGCCCAGGCCCAGGTTCTCGGCCCGCGCCGCCAGCCACAGGTTCTGGATGGCGCAGGCCACCGAGGCCACGGCCATTTCCTGCGGCAGGGTGCGGCGCCCGAACAGCGTGCCGTCGTCCGGCGCCAGGGCCGCCACCAGCAGCTCCGCGCACTCGCGCACGCCCTCGACCTTGAGGTGCAGAAACTCGCCGCCGCGCGCGCCCATCGCCTGCGCGGTGGCCTGCCGCTCGGCCTCGACCAGCTCGGCGATGGCCGCGCGCAGCGCCCGGTCGCGAATGCGCAGCAAGCGCCAGGGCTGCATCAGGCCGACGCTGGGCGCCGCATGGGCGGCCTCGAGCAGGCGCGCCAGCACCGCCTCGTCCACCGCGCCGGGGGCGAAATGGCGCATGTCGCGGCGGGCGTGGATGGCGCGGTAGACGGCGCTGCGCTCGCCGGCGCCAAAGAGCTCGGCGTCCGTCATGGCCGCAGCAGGGCCGCCACGGCGGCCGGATTGCTCGGAAAGTAGGCGTGCAGGTAACTGGCGGTCAGCCGGCCGAGCCGGTACACCGCCTCACCGGGCCGGCCGTCGGCGGTGCGGGCGCGCAGCGCCGGTTCGAGCGGCGTGTCGGCGCGCGAGTAGTGAAAGGCATGCCCGCGCAGCTGCCCTTGCGGCAGCGCCAGCGCCTGCCCGCCCAGCGCCGCCAGGCGCCTTTGCATCACCGTCGCCCCGGGCAGCAGGCCGGCGAGCGCGTGCGCCCGGCCGTCGATGTCGGTCAGGGTCTGAAACAGCGCCATCATGCCGCCGCACTCGGCCAGGATCGGCCGGCCGGCGGCGTGGTGGGCACGCAGCGACTCCAGAAAGCGCGCGTTTTGCGACAGTTGCGCGGCGTGCAGCTCGGGATAGCCGCCCGGCAGCCACAGCGCGTCGCAGGCCGGCAAGGCCTGGTCGGCGAGCGGCGAGAAGTAGGCCAGATGCGCGCCAAGGCGCCGCAGACAGTCCAGGTTGGCCGGGTAGATGAAGCCGAAGGCGGCATCGCAGGCCACCGCCAGCGTGCAGCCGCCAAGCAGCGGCGGCACCTCGGGCAGCCGCGCCGGCGCAAAAGTCACCGCCGGCGGCAGCTGCCGCGCCTGCGGGGCGCGAGCGGCGAGGGCCTCGGCCAGGCGGTCCAGACGCTGATCGAGGTCGGCGATCTCGGCCGCCTGCAGCAGGCCGAGGTGGCGCTGCGGCAACTCGCTCGCCGCCGCGCGCTCCAGCGCGCCGTACCAGGCAAGGCCATCCGGCAGGCTACCGGACAGCAACTCGGCATGCTGCGGACTGCCGACGCCATTGGCCAGCACGCCGGTCAGGTTGACGCCTTCGCGGTAGCTCGCCAGGCCGTGCGCGACGGCGCCGAAGGTCTGCGCCATCGCCGCGGCGTCGATCACCGCCAGCACCGGCAGGCCGAAGCGGCGCGCGAGGTCGGCGCTGGAAGGGGTGCCGTCGTACAGGCCCATCACGCCTTCCACCAGGATCAGGTCCGCCGCGCCAGCGGCTTCGTATAGCCGCGCCGCGCCGTCCTCCGGGCCGCACATCCAAAGGTCGAGGTTGTGGACCGGCGCGCCGCTGGCTGCGGCCAGAATCTGCGGGTCCAGAAAGTCCGGTCCGCATTTGAATACCCGTACCCGCCGGCCGGCCCGCCGGTGCAGGCGCGCCAGCGCGGCGGTGACCGTGGTCTTGCCCTGGCCGGAGGCGGGCGCGGCCACCAGCAGGGCGGGGCAGTGGCGGCTCACCAGTCGATGCCCGGCTGGGCGCGCACGCCGGCTCGAAACGCGTGCTTCAGATCGCCGATGTCGCTGACCGTATCGGCGGCGTCGATCAGTGCCTGCGGCGCCGCCCGGCCGGTGATGATCACGTGCTGCATGGGTGGGCGGGCAGCGATGTCCGCCAGCGCGCGCGACAGATCCAGATACCCGTAGCTGAACAGGTAGGTCAGCTCGTCCAGCACCACCAGATTCACTGCCGGGTCGGCCAGTGCCCGCGCCGCCACCGCCCAGCCGGTGCGGGCGGCGGCGATGTCCCGCTCGCGATCCTGCGTCTCCCAGGTGAAACCCTCGCCGCACACCTGCCAGTCGACACCCGGCTGGCGGCGGAAGAAGGCCTCCTCGCCGGTGTCGCTGCGGCCCTTGATGAACTGCACCACGCTGGCCCGAAGACCGTGCCCCAGCGCCCGCGCCAGCATGCCGAAGGCGGAACTGGACTTGCCCTTGCCGGACCCCGTCAGCACCAGCAGCAGGCCCTTGTCCTGCTGGGCGGCGGCAATGCCGGCGTCGACCCGTGCCTTGCGCCGCGCCATGCGCGCGCGGTGGCGCTGGGCACGCTCTTGGGTCATCGGCAGATTCGGCCCGGGGGCGGGCCTGCCATGCAGCAGTCGATCATCGGCGCAGGCTGGCCGGATGGCGTCCGGCCAGCGCCGCGAAGGCGGCGTAGACGATCGCGGCCGCGCCCAGATACAGCGCCATGCCTTCGAGCGCGTACGGGAAATAGCGCGCCAGCCGGGCGCCGAACTCGGCCAGCGTCGGTGCGGCAAAGCGGCCGGAGAAGAAATAGAACGCGCCGCTGCTGAGCAGCTCGCACAGCGTCGTGCCGACCAGCGCCGCGCCGGTGAACGGCAGCAGGCTGCCCAGTGTCGGTCGATGGCGCCGCGCATACCAGCGGCCGGCCGCGTACAGCGCGCCGTAGGCCGGCAGCAGCGCCGCATAGGCCGGGCTCACGCAAAAGGCGCTGACGCCGCCGAAGCTGATGGCGAGGTAATCCACCATCGCCGCCAGCGCCAGCAGTCCGGCCAGCGGCAGCCAGCCCGGCAGCAGCGCGCCGGCCAGGAAGAACACCGCCCAGGAGGCGTCCGGCAGGTGCAGGGCGCTGGCGAAGTGGTGGCTGCGCGTGGCGGCCATGAGGGCGGCCAGCAGCAGGCCGACCGGCAGGGAATGGGGCAGGGGCAGTTTGTTCATGGGTCGGCTCCGGTTACAGATGGGTAAGGAAAAGGACAGGATTGCCACCGCGGGTCGGCCGGCGTCCGGCTTGCAGCGGCGCTGGCCCGGTGGGGGCGCAGATCGCCCGGCAAAGCCGGGCTCCTACAGCACGATCATCGCCCGGTCGGCGCATAGCGCACGGTGAACATGATGTTGCGTCCATCTTCGTTGAACAGGCGCGCCGTGCGGTAGTCGTTGTCCAGCAGATTGGCGAGCTTGCCTTCCAGCGACCAGTCCCGGCGCAGGGCGTAGGCGGCGCGCAGGTCGAGCGTCACATAGCCGCCCAGGGGGTGCTGGTTGGCCAGGTCGTCGTAGCGCCGGCCCTCGCCGTAGAGGCTGCCGCCGAGCCGCCAGGCGCCCACGGCGCGGTCGGCGTCCAGGCGCGCCATGAGCTTGGCGCGGCGCGGCAGCTGATGGCCGCGGTTGGCGTCGTGGCCGCGGTTTTCCGGGTCCAGCGCCGACAGGTTGGCGGCCAGGTCCCAGGCGGCGAGCTGGGTGCTGGCGATGGCCTCCAGGCCGCGGATGCGCGCCTTGTCGATGTTTACCGGCGTGAAGCTGGCATCGAAGCCGATCAGCTGGTCGATCTTGGTCTGATAGGCGTTCACGGACCAGGTCAGCGCCGCCACTTCGCCGGCCAGGCCCAGCTCGTAGCTGTCCGATTCCTCGGGCTTCAGGTTCGGGTTGCCGAAGAACGGGTAGTAGAGCTCGTTGAAGGTCGGCGCCTTGAAGGCGCTGCCCCAGGAGGCCATCGCCCGCAGCGTCGGCGAGAAGCGATAGCCCCAGGCCAGCGAGCCGGTGGTGTGGCCGCCGAACTGCTGGTTGCGGTCGCGGCGCGCGGCGGCGCTCAGCTCATGGCTGCCGAACTGGCCCTGGTACTGCACGAAGCCGGCGGCGTTGTCGCGCGAGCCCCGGTCGTAGCGGGTGGTGCTGCTGACGCGGTCGTCGAGCCAGTCGCCGCCGAGCGTCAGGCGCTGTGCGGCGCCGAGGCGAAACACGTTCAGCCAGCTGGCGCTGCGCCGCTCGGTGTCGTAAGCGCTGTTGAACCTGCCATCGTAGAAGTTGTCGCTCAGGTCCCGGCTGCGTCCGCCGGACAGCGTCATCTGCCAGGCCGGCAGCACCTGCCAGTCGACCAGGGCGCCGATGACGTCCTGCGTGAAGTCCGAACTGTTGGACGAGAACACGCTGCCGTCGTACTCGTTGTCGCCTGCGGCGCGCAGGTAATGCGCTTCGGCGCGCAGCGTGTCGCTGAGGCGGTAGCCGGCGCGGGCCGACAGCCCGGTGTTGCGGTAGCCGTCGTCGTCCGGCTCGCTCACGAAGCAGCCGGCCCCAAGCGCCCCCGAGCGCACCTCGCAGGCGTTGAAGCCCTGCGTTTCCAGATGACTGGCGCCCACATTGAACCAACCCCGCTCGCCGCCGCCGGACAGGCCGGCGCTGTAGTCCTGCGTGGCGTGGCTGCCGCCGCCCAGACTCAGGCGCGGCGTGAGTGCCCCGCCGCCCTTGCGGGTGAAAATCTGGATCACGCCGCCGATGGCGTCGGCGCCGTACAGGCTCGAGCGCGGGCCGCGCACTACCTCGATGCGCTCCACCTGGTCGATGGGGATGTCCTGGAACGACGCCGTGCCCAGCGTCGCGGAGCCGACGCGGATGCCGTCGATCAGCACCAGCACGTGATCGGACTCGGTTCCGCGCAGGAATACTGAGCTGGCCTTGCCCAGGCCGCCGTTGTTGCTGAAGGCCAGCCCCGGCACGCCGCGCAGGGCTTCCTGCACGGAGCTGGCCTGGCGGCGTTCGATCTGGGCCCGGTCGATGACCGTCACCGAGGCCAGCGTGTCGACGTTCGACTGCGGCGTGCGGCCGGCCGTGATGTTGATGGTCAGGGGTGTGTCGTCGGCGGCCTGAAGGCTGGCTGCAAAAAAAACCAGTCCGGCCGTGAGGCCGAGCCTGCTTGCGTGGATCATCGGGATACTCCTGCTCGCGCTCACCCGCGTGAGAGCTGGTTCGGTTTCAAAACCGGCAAGCAGGGGAAAGCGCGCGGCACGGCGGCCGCAGGGCGGCACACCCTCCCGGCGCATCGCCCACCGCAATGCCGACCAAAGTGCCTCGGGCCGGTCTCCGGACTTGCGAGTGGGGCGTGAACCCCGGCTGCGGCGCCTTCCCATGCCGATGGCACAGTGGCATTTCGCCGCAGCTTGACTCGCTTACCGTTGCGGGGGCAGTGCCGGAATTGTTCGTCAGGAACGCACCGGCTTCCCGTTTCATCCCGCAGGCGAAGGCCCTTGGGACACCACGAAGCGGCCGGCATGGTAGGCGGCCGCGGGCGCAGGCGTCAACGCGCTGCGCGGTGCATGCGCTCGGCTATCATCGGTGGCAGGTCACGGTCGGGGAGGGTGGATGGCGATGCTGGCAAGGCTGTTGCGCCGCATCGGCAGTCGGCGCCGATTGCCGGCAAGCGGTCCTGACGTGGACGCGGCGCAGCTGTTCACGGATTTTTTCCGGCGCAACAAATGGGGTGGCCGGCACTCGCTGTCCGGCACCGGCTCGGACGCCGACCAGACGCGGGTGATCGTGCAGGAACTGCCGCTGCTGCTGCGGCGGCTGGGCGTGCGCAGCATGCTGGACGTCCCGTGCGGGGACTTCGAGTGGATGAAGCGGGTCGATCTGGCCGGCATCGAGTACTGCGGTGCCGACATCGTGGCGCCGCTGATCGATGCCAACCGGCGCCGCCACGCGCGGCCGGGGGTGGAATTCCAAGTGCTCGATCTGACCCGTGACCGCCTGCCGGCGGTGGATCTGGTGCTGTGCCGCGATTGCCTGGTGCACCTGTCGTTTGCCCA contains:
- the btuB gene encoding TonB-dependent vitamin B12 receptor — its product is MRREGVPPCGRRAARFPLLAGFETEPALTRVSASRSIPMIHASRLGLTAGLVFFAASLQAADDTPLTINITAGRTPQSNVDTLASVTVIDRAQIERRQASSVQEALRGVPGLAFSNNGGLGKASSVFLRGTESDHVLVLIDGIRVGSATLGTASFQDIPIDQVERIEVVRGPRSSLYGADAIGGVIQIFTRKGGGALTPRLSLGGGSHATQDYSAGLSGGGERGWFNVGASHLETQGFNACEVRSGALGAGCFVSEPDDDGYRNTGLSARAGYRLSDTLRAEAHYLRAAGDNEYDGSVFSSNSSDFTQDVIGALVDWQVLPAWQMTLSGGRSRDLSDNFYDGRFNSAYDTERRSASWLNVFRLGAAQRLTLGGDWLDDRVSSTTRYDRGSRDNAAGFVQYQGQFGSHELSAAARRDRNQQFGGHTTGSLAWGYRFSPTLRAMASWGSAFKAPTFNELYYPFFGNPNLKPEESDSYELGLAGEVAALTWSVNAYQTKIDQLIGFDASFTPVNIDKARIRGLEAIASTQLAAWDLAANLSALDPENRGHDANRGHQLPRRAKLMARLDADRAVGAWRLGGSLYGEGRRYDDLANQHPLGGYVTLDLRAAYALRRDWSLEGKLANLLDNDYRTARLFNEDGRNIMFTVRYAPTGR
- a CDS encoding class I SAM-dependent methyltransferase: MAMLARLLRRIGSRRRLPASGPDVDAAQLFTDFFRRNKWGGRHSLSGTGSDADQTRVIVQELPLLLRRLGVRSMLDVPCGDFEWMKRVDLAGIEYCGADIVAPLIDANRRRHARPGVEFQVLDLTRDRLPAVDLVLCRDCLVHLSFAQAQQALANICASGARYLLTTTFTGRSENADIPTGKWRALNLQRPPFNLPPPLELINERCTEKDGRYADKSLGLWALAGLRQA